The following coding sequences are from one Mycolicibacterium aichiense window:
- a CDS encoding CoA-acylating methylmalonate-semialdehyde dehydrogenase, which produces MTLTAPNTRVRTIAHWADGKNFAGGSDRTAPVTNPATGQVTGQVALADVADAQAVIAAAAAAFPAWRDTSLAKRTTILFAFRELLNARKEELAAIITAEHGKVLSDALGEVSRGQEVVEFACGISHLLKGGMTENASTNVDVASIRQPLGPVAVISPFNFPAMVPMWFFPIAIAAGNTVVLKPSEKDPSAALWIANLWAEAGLPAGVFNVLQGDKVAVDELLTNKSIKAVSFVGSTPIAQYIYSTATLHGKRVQALGGAKNHAVILPDADLDLAADAMVNAGFGSAGERCMAISAAVAVGPIADELVAKIAERTTTLKIGDGTRNTDMGPLVTKAHRDKVASYIDAGEADGATIVVDGRGTQVDGEADGFWLGPTLIDNVTPDMSVYTDEIFGPVLSVVRVDTYDEALDLINSNPYGNGTAIFTNDGGAARRFQNEVEVGMVGINVPIPVPTAYYSFGGWKSSLFGDTHAHGTEGVGFFTRGKVVTTRWLDPSHGGINLGFPQNH; this is translated from the coding sequence ATGACCCTCACAGCGCCCAATACCCGCGTCCGGACCATCGCCCACTGGGCCGACGGAAAGAACTTCGCAGGCGGCAGTGACCGGACAGCCCCGGTGACCAACCCCGCCACCGGCCAGGTCACCGGACAGGTCGCGCTGGCCGACGTCGCCGACGCGCAGGCGGTCATCGCCGCCGCGGCCGCTGCGTTCCCGGCCTGGCGCGACACCTCGCTGGCCAAGCGCACCACGATCCTGTTCGCATTCAGGGAGCTGCTCAACGCCCGCAAGGAAGAGCTCGCGGCGATCATCACCGCCGAACACGGCAAGGTGCTCTCCGACGCCCTCGGTGAGGTCAGCCGCGGCCAGGAAGTCGTCGAATTCGCCTGCGGCATATCGCATCTGCTCAAGGGCGGGATGACCGAGAACGCCTCGACCAACGTCGACGTCGCCTCGATCCGCCAGCCGCTCGGCCCGGTGGCCGTCATCAGCCCGTTCAACTTCCCCGCAATGGTGCCGATGTGGTTCTTCCCCATCGCCATCGCCGCAGGAAACACCGTGGTGCTCAAGCCTTCTGAGAAGGACCCGTCGGCCGCGCTGTGGATTGCCAACCTGTGGGCCGAAGCCGGCCTTCCTGCCGGTGTCTTCAACGTGCTGCAGGGCGACAAGGTCGCCGTCGATGAGCTGCTGACCAACAAGTCGATCAAGGCCGTGTCGTTCGTCGGCTCCACCCCGATCGCGCAGTACATCTACTCGACCGCGACCCTGCACGGCAAGCGGGTGCAGGCGCTGGGCGGCGCCAAGAACCACGCGGTGATCCTGCCCGACGCCGACCTCGACCTGGCCGCCGACGCGATGGTCAACGCCGGTTTCGGTTCGGCCGGTGAGCGCTGCATGGCGATCTCGGCGGCCGTCGCGGTCGGCCCGATCGCCGACGAACTGGTCGCCAAGATCGCCGAGCGCACAACGACGCTGAAGATCGGCGACGGCACCCGCAACACCGACATGGGCCCGCTGGTGACCAAGGCCCACCGCGACAAGGTCGCCTCCTACATCGACGCGGGCGAAGCAGACGGTGCCACCATCGTCGTCGACGGACGCGGCACCCAGGTGGACGGGGAAGCAGACGGCTTCTGGTTGGGCCCCACCCTGATCGACAACGTCACCCCCGACATGAGCGTCTACACCGACGAGATCTTCGGCCCGGTGCTGTCGGTGGTCCGCGTCGACACTTACGACGAAGCTCTGGACCTCATCAACTCCAACCCGTACGGCAACGGCACCGCGATCTTCACCAATGACGGTGGCGCCGCACGGCGTTTCCAGAACGAGGTCGAGGTCGGCATGGTCGGCATCAACGTGCCGATCCCGGTTCCGACCGCCTACTACAGCTTCGGTGGCTGGAAGAGCTCCCTGTTCGGCGACACCCACGCCCACGGCACGGAGGGCGTGGGATTCTTCACCCGTGGCAAAGTGGTGACGACGCGGTGGCTCGATCCCTCCCACGGCGGCATCAACCTCGGCTTCCCCCAGAACCACTGA
- a CDS encoding aspartate aminotransferase family protein has translation MTTTESHLLPNGQDLDTARAEAGRAYELDRAHVFHSWSAQAQIKPMTIVASDGSYVWDGDGNKLLDFSSQLVFTNIGHQHPKVVAAIAEQAAKLCTIAPQHANAARSEAARLIAERTPGDLNRVFFTNGGADAVEHAVRMARLHTGRYKVLSRYRSYHGGTDTAVNLTGDPRRYPNDYASSGVVHFNGPFLYRSSFFAETEQQESERALDYLERLIQHEGADSIAAIILESVPGTAGIMVPPPGYMAGVREICDRYGIVFIADEVMAGFGRTGKWFAIQNFDVVPDLMTFAKGVTSGYVPLGGVAINDAIYSTFADRAYPGGLTYSGHPLACGAAVATINAMEDEGMVANAARLGEQVLGPGLRELAARHPSVGEVRGLGVFWAIELVANQQTREPLAPYGGSSPAMNAVLAACKSGGLLPFANFNRIHAVPACNISDAEVAEGLAILDKALDVADGYVTG, from the coding sequence ATGACGACGACCGAATCTCACCTCCTGCCCAACGGTCAGGACCTCGACACCGCCCGCGCCGAAGCTGGCCGGGCCTACGAACTGGACCGTGCGCACGTCTTCCACTCGTGGTCGGCGCAGGCACAGATCAAGCCGATGACGATCGTCGCGTCGGACGGCTCCTATGTCTGGGACGGCGACGGCAACAAGCTGCTCGACTTCTCCTCGCAGCTGGTGTTCACCAATATCGGACACCAGCACCCCAAGGTCGTCGCCGCGATCGCCGAGCAGGCCGCGAAGCTGTGCACGATCGCGCCGCAGCACGCCAACGCCGCCCGTTCCGAGGCGGCCCGGCTGATCGCCGAGCGCACGCCCGGTGACCTCAACCGGGTGTTCTTCACCAACGGCGGTGCCGACGCCGTCGAGCACGCCGTCCGGATGGCGCGGCTGCACACCGGGCGCTACAAGGTGCTGTCCCGCTACCGCTCGTACCACGGCGGCACCGACACCGCGGTCAACCTCACCGGCGACCCGCGGCGCTACCCCAACGACTACGCCAGTTCCGGTGTCGTGCACTTCAACGGCCCGTTCCTGTACCGCTCGTCGTTCTTCGCCGAGACCGAGCAGCAGGAGTCCGAGCGTGCGCTGGACTACCTGGAGCGGCTGATCCAGCACGAGGGCGCGGACTCGATCGCCGCGATCATCCTGGAATCGGTGCCGGGGACCGCCGGCATCATGGTGCCGCCGCCCGGCTACATGGCCGGCGTGCGCGAGATCTGCGACCGCTACGGCATCGTGTTCATCGCCGACGAGGTGATGGCGGGCTTCGGCCGGACCGGAAAGTGGTTCGCAATCCAGAACTTCGACGTGGTGCCCGATCTCATGACGTTCGCCAAGGGTGTGACATCGGGGTATGTGCCGCTGGGTGGCGTGGCCATCAACGACGCGATCTACTCGACGTTCGCCGACCGTGCCTACCCCGGTGGGCTGACCTATTCGGGGCATCCGCTGGCCTGCGGTGCCGCGGTCGCGACGATCAACGCGATGGAAGACGAAGGCATGGTGGCCAACGCCGCCCGGCTCGGTGAGCAGGTGCTCGGCCCGGGGCTGCGCGAGCTGGCAGCCCGCCACCCGTCGGTCGGTGAGGTCCGCGGACTCGGCGTGTTCTGGGCGATCGAGCTGGTGGCCAACCAGCAGACCCGCGAACCGCTGGCGCCCTACGGCGGCTCGAGCCCGGCCATGAACGCGGTGCTGGCCGCGTGCAAGTCCGGCGGGCTGCTGCCGTTCGCGAACTTCAACCGGATCCACGCGGTGCCGGCCTGCAACATCAGCGACGCCGAGGTGGCCGAGGGACTGGCCATTCTGGACAAGGCGCTCGATGTCGCCGACGGGTACGTGACGGGCTAG
- a CDS encoding acyl-CoA dehydrogenase family protein produces the protein MTSTIDSKTRPLGLARGMRELVVAQAGESERLRTIAPSIVDEMWASGLMSSFNPVAAGGVEPSFAEMIETWIEMAWQDGSFGWIGIANLPSSFAAAAYLSDDGFAEVFTANDNRVTMGGQFFPNGQGVVVDGGYRVTGSWSFGSGTGHAEYVCAGFFPMVDGQPVMGPGGLPEMHVAVIPREQIVFKDGWHVQGLKGTGSYDYGVEDVFVPAARTFPLFSSSPHRGSSPATRMGLMPVTAAGHAAWALGVAKSMLDDVEELAATKFRMSDMASLASRPTFQKGLAHHVAAWRAARLLVLDAFGTAEAAVAAGEDLTPGLRADMRVAAVYATDVAREAAEWAHLAAGTTSIREGSRLERAFRDIYTGTQHAFISEKVAIDVAQIWLGIISDQPGL, from the coding sequence ATGACGTCGACAATTGACTCGAAGACCCGGCCGCTCGGGTTGGCCCGCGGGATGCGCGAGCTGGTGGTGGCGCAGGCCGGAGAGTCCGAGCGGCTGCGCACCATCGCCCCGTCGATCGTGGACGAGATGTGGGCCAGCGGCCTGATGTCGTCGTTCAATCCCGTCGCGGCCGGCGGGGTGGAGCCGTCGTTCGCCGAGATGATCGAGACCTGGATCGAGATGGCCTGGCAGGACGGCTCGTTCGGCTGGATCGGGATCGCGAACCTGCCGTCGTCGTTCGCGGCCGCGGCCTATCTCTCCGACGACGGTTTCGCCGAGGTCTTCACCGCGAACGACAATCGCGTCACGATGGGTGGCCAGTTCTTCCCCAACGGACAGGGCGTTGTGGTCGACGGCGGCTACCGGGTGACCGGATCGTGGAGCTTCGGCTCGGGCACCGGCCATGCCGAGTACGTCTGCGCCGGCTTCTTCCCGATGGTGGACGGCCAGCCGGTGATGGGACCCGGCGGCCTGCCGGAGATGCATGTGGCCGTCATCCCGCGCGAGCAGATCGTGTTCAAGGACGGCTGGCATGTCCAGGGCCTCAAGGGAACCGGGTCCTACGACTACGGTGTCGAGGACGTGTTCGTGCCGGCGGCCCGGACCTTCCCGCTGTTCTCCAGCTCACCGCACCGGGGAAGCTCGCCGGCGACCCGGATGGGGTTGATGCCGGTCACCGCGGCAGGCCACGCCGCGTGGGCCCTCGGCGTCGCCAAGAGCATGCTCGACGACGTCGAGGAACTGGCGGCCACCAAGTTCCGGATGAGCGACATGGCCTCACTGGCCAGCCGGCCGACCTTCCAGAAGGGGCTGGCACACCACGTCGCGGCATGGCGGGCGGCGCGGCTGCTGGTGCTGGATGCGTTCGGCACCGCCGAGGCCGCGGTCGCTGCCGGCGAGGACCTGACCCCCGGCTTGCGCGCCGACATGCGGGTGGCCGCGGTGTACGCCACCGACGTGGCACGTGAAGCCGCCGAGTGGGCGCACCTGGCGGCGGGCACCACGTCGATCCGGGAGGGCAGCCGTCTCGAGCGGGCGTTCCGCGACATCTACACCGGCACCCAGCACGCGTTCATCAGCGAGAAGGTCGCCATCGACGTGGCCCAGATCTGGCTCGGCATCATCTCCGACCAGCCGGGGTTGTGA
- a CDS encoding cysteine hydrolase family protein has translation MTTLAHRPNTALLVIDVQNGVVAHAHDRDAIVARIAGLVDRARDAGIPVVWIQHADAELPARSDQWQIVAELTPAETEPLIAKNYGDSFEDTTLEATLAGLGAGHLVVAGAQTDQCIRSTIHGGFVRGYDVTLVADAHTTEDLSQWGAPPPEQVIAHTNLYWSHQSAPGRTAQSALADDIVW, from the coding sequence ATGACCACGTTGGCGCATCGGCCGAACACAGCCCTGCTCGTCATCGACGTGCAAAACGGTGTCGTGGCCCACGCCCACGACCGGGACGCCATCGTGGCCCGGATCGCCGGGCTCGTCGACCGCGCCCGCGATGCCGGCATCCCGGTTGTGTGGATTCAGCACGCCGACGCGGAATTACCCGCGCGCAGCGACCAGTGGCAGATCGTCGCCGAACTGACCCCGGCGGAGACCGAGCCGCTGATCGCCAAGAACTACGGCGACTCATTCGAGGACACCACGCTGGAGGCCACGCTCGCCGGCCTCGGCGCCGGACACCTGGTCGTGGCCGGCGCCCAGACCGACCAGTGCATCCGCTCGACGATCCACGGCGGCTTCGTGCGCGGCTACGACGTCACCCTGGTCGCCGATGCCCACACCACCGAGGACCTCTCGCAGTGGGGCGCCCCGCCGCCCGAGCAGGTGATCGCCCACACCAATCTGTATTGGTCGCACCAGAGCGCGCCGGGGCGAACAGCGCAGTCGGCACTCGCCGATGACATCGTCTGGTAA
- a CDS encoding glycogen/starch/alpha-glucan phosphorylase, with amino-acid sequence MTDVVSSAPGDVADRDGGMSRAQPHEHSRTGLSADALHRAIADHLAYSIARPPSVLTPEHYYRALALAVRDRMQQRWMATTQDLLHGPAKVTCYLSAEFLMGPQLGNNLLNLRIERQAREALAALGQDLDAILECEEEPGLGNGGLGRLAACYLDSMATLQRPSIGYGIRYEFGIFDQEIQDGWQVEKTDNWLVAGNPWEIDKPDASYLVNWGGRTEQYEDVAGNHRVRWIPRRVIKGVSYDTPIQGYGVNTCNTLTLWSARSVSSFALDAFNTGDFYKAVEDEVLSEKISKVLYPNDEPEAGKRLRLQQQYFFVSSSLQDILRIHTERARLPLSALPDKWAIQLNDTHPSIAVAELMRLLIDEHHMGWDEAWDITVATFAYTNHTLLPEALETWPLGIFGESLPRHLEIIYEINNRFLEEVRDKFPGDPERERRMSLIGEDGGKSVRMAHLATVGSHAVNGVAALHSELLKASVLKDFYEMWPERFGNVTNGVTPRRFLALSNPGLRTLLDETVGDGWLTDLDQLRRLEPYADDPAFRERWRDMKRANKSRLAEYVHASTGIELDPTWMFDVQVKRIHEYKRQHLNVLHIITLYNRLKRNPGFAIAPRAFIFGGKAAPGYFIAKRMIRLITAVGATVNNDPDVNRFMRVVFLPNFNVKNAHLIYPAANLSEQISTAGKEASGTGNMKFMINGALTIGTLDGANVEIREEAGPENFFLFGLTVDEVEELKAGGYRPTSFVERDPELAEVLELIVDGTFTHGDTEVLRPLVDNLLHHDPFLVLADYRSYVDCQARVSAAWQDSDTWSRMSILNAARSGKFSSDRAIAEYSDEIWHVGAMPVQL; translated from the coding sequence ATGACCGATGTGGTGAGCAGTGCACCCGGTGACGTCGCCGACCGTGACGGTGGCATGAGCCGCGCGCAACCGCACGAACACAGCCGGACGGGATTGTCGGCCGATGCGCTGCACCGGGCGATCGCCGATCACCTGGCGTACTCGATTGCCCGGCCGCCGAGCGTGCTGACCCCGGAGCACTACTACCGTGCGCTGGCGCTTGCGGTGCGCGACCGCATGCAGCAGCGCTGGATGGCCACCACCCAGGATCTGCTGCACGGGCCTGCCAAGGTGACCTGCTACTTGTCCGCCGAATTCCTGATGGGTCCCCAGCTCGGCAACAACCTGCTCAACCTACGCATCGAGCGTCAGGCCCGCGAGGCACTCGCCGCACTCGGGCAGGATCTCGACGCGATCCTGGAGTGCGAGGAGGAGCCCGGGCTGGGCAACGGCGGCCTCGGCCGGCTGGCCGCCTGCTATCTGGACTCGATGGCCACGCTGCAGCGGCCGTCGATCGGCTACGGAATCCGCTATGAGTTCGGCATTTTCGATCAGGAGATCCAGGACGGCTGGCAGGTCGAGAAGACCGACAACTGGCTGGTGGCCGGAAACCCCTGGGAGATCGACAAACCCGACGCCAGCTATCTGGTCAACTGGGGCGGCCGCACCGAGCAGTACGAGGACGTCGCGGGCAATCACCGGGTGCGCTGGATTCCGCGGCGGGTGATCAAGGGCGTCTCCTATGACACCCCGATCCAGGGTTACGGGGTCAACACCTGCAACACGCTGACCCTGTGGAGCGCCCGATCGGTGTCCTCGTTCGCACTGGACGCGTTCAACACCGGCGATTTCTACAAGGCGGTCGAGGACGAAGTCCTTTCCGAGAAGATCTCCAAGGTCCTCTACCCCAACGACGAACCCGAGGCGGGCAAGCGGCTTCGACTGCAGCAGCAGTACTTCTTCGTCAGCTCGTCGCTGCAGGACATCTTGCGCATCCACACCGAGCGGGCCCGGCTGCCGTTGAGCGCGCTGCCCGACAAGTGGGCGATCCAGCTCAACGACACCCACCCGTCGATCGCGGTCGCCGAACTGATGCGCCTGCTGATCGACGAACACCACATGGGCTGGGACGAGGCCTGGGACATCACCGTCGCGACCTTCGCCTACACCAATCACACGTTGTTGCCCGAGGCACTGGAGACCTGGCCGCTGGGCATCTTCGGCGAGTCACTCCCCCGGCACCTGGAGATCATCTATGAGATCAACAACCGGTTCCTCGAGGAGGTGCGCGACAAGTTCCCCGGCGACCCCGAGCGGGAGCGGCGGATGTCGCTGATCGGTGAGGACGGCGGCAAGAGCGTGCGGATGGCGCACCTGGCCACCGTCGGCAGCCACGCGGTCAACGGGGTGGCCGCGCTGCACTCCGAGCTTCTGAAAGCCAGTGTGCTGAAGGACTTTTACGAGATGTGGCCGGAGCGGTTCGGCAACGTGACCAACGGAGTCACGCCGCGACGCTTCCTGGCGCTGTCCAACCCGGGCCTTCGCACGCTGCTCGACGAGACTGTCGGCGACGGCTGGCTGACCGACCTGGACCAGCTGCGCCGGCTGGAGCCCTACGCCGACGACCCGGCGTTCCGCGAGCGCTGGCGGGATATGAAGCGCGCCAACAAGAGCCGGCTCGCCGAATATGTGCATGCCTCGACTGGCATCGAGCTCGACCCGACCTGGATGTTCGACGTCCAGGTCAAGCGCATCCACGAGTACAAACGTCAGCACCTCAACGTGCTGCACATCATCACTCTGTACAACCGGCTCAAGCGCAACCCGGGATTCGCGATCGCGCCGCGAGCATTCATCTTCGGCGGCAAGGCCGCGCCCGGATATTTCATCGCCAAGCGGATGATCCGGTTGATCACCGCTGTCGGCGCCACCGTCAACAACGACCCCGACGTCAACCGGTTCATGCGGGTGGTGTTCCTGCCGAACTTCAATGTCAAGAACGCGCACCTGATCTACCCCGCGGCCAACCTGTCCGAGCAGATCTCCACCGCGGGCAAGGAAGCCTCGGGCACCGGCAACATGAAGTTCATGATCAACGGGGCGCTGACCATCGGGACCCTCGATGGCGCGAATGTCGAGATCCGCGAGGAGGCCGGACCGGAGAACTTCTTCCTGTTCGGTCTCACCGTCGACGAGGTGGAGGAGCTCAAGGCCGGGGGCTACCGGCCGACCAGTTTCGTCGAGCGCGACCCGGAGCTGGCCGAGGTGCTCGAGCTGATCGTCGATGGCACCTTCACGCACGGTGACACCGAGGTGCTGCGTCCGCTGGTGGACAACCTGCTGCACCATGACCCGTTCCTGGTGCTGGCCGACTACCGCTCCTACGTCGACTGCCAGGCCCGGGTCAGCGCCGCGTGGCAGGACTCCGACACGTGGTCGCGGATGTCGATCCTCAACGCGGCCCGCAGCGGCAAGTTCTCCTCGGATCGCGCGATCGCCGAGTATTCCGACGAGATCTGGCATGTCGGCGCGATGCCGGTGCAGCTCTAG
- a CDS encoding zinc-dependent alcohol dehydrogenase, translated as MMRAVRSIQGSATVVTVDEPAGDWPILDVGSASICGSDLGMLSFGLPVTIGHEIAGTVDGRTYCVEPTVGCGQCDQCTGGSPQRCRGSAPHGLLGVAFDGGLADRVRVPAECLVPLPDALPVADACLVEPLAVSWHALRKVGAAAADRVLVVGGGSVGLLAVAAARAMGLDVDLHARHPHQIEAGERLGAGRPEVSGTPQGEYDVVVEAVGTDEAVAECVRRAAPGGRIAIVGVSHGNRAVPGIPWMLKELSLTASMCYDRKQDTREFIDAAAALAGDPEIAATVVTHRFPLADAAEAFRVASDRRSGAIKVVLEP; from the coding sequence ATGATGCGCGCCGTCCGCTCGATCCAGGGATCAGCCACCGTCGTCACCGTCGACGAGCCCGCCGGTGACTGGCCGATCCTCGACGTCGGATCGGCCAGCATCTGCGGAAGCGACCTCGGCATGCTGTCGTTCGGCTTGCCGGTCACGATTGGCCACGAGATCGCCGGCACGGTGGACGGCCGAACGTACTGTGTCGAACCGACGGTGGGCTGCGGGCAGTGCGATCAGTGCACGGGCGGGTCACCTCAGCGGTGCCGGGGGAGCGCGCCGCACGGGCTGCTCGGGGTGGCGTTCGACGGCGGCCTGGCCGACCGGGTCCGGGTGCCCGCCGAGTGCCTCGTGCCACTGCCCGACGCTCTGCCCGTTGCCGACGCCTGCCTGGTGGAGCCGCTCGCGGTCTCCTGGCATGCGTTGCGCAAGGTCGGCGCCGCCGCAGCCGATCGTGTCCTGGTCGTCGGTGGCGGAAGTGTCGGGTTGCTGGCCGTCGCCGCGGCCCGCGCCATGGGCCTCGACGTCGACCTGCACGCCCGCCACCCCCATCAGATCGAGGCAGGCGAGCGACTCGGCGCGGGCCGCCCGGAGGTCTCTGGGACACCACAGGGCGAGTACGACGTCGTGGTGGAGGCGGTGGGCACCGACGAGGCGGTGGCCGAGTGCGTGCGGCGGGCAGCGCCGGGCGGCCGGATCGCGATAGTCGGTGTGTCGCACGGCAACCGAGCGGTTCCCGGCATCCCGTGGATGCTCAAGGAACTCTCGCTGACCGCCTCGATGTGCTACGACCGCAAGCAAGACACCCGCGAATTCATCGACGCGGCAGCGGCTTTGGCCGGCGATCCGGAGATCGCGGCCACCGTCGTCACGCACCGCTTCCCGCTGGCCGACGCGGCGGAGGCGTTCCGGGTTGCCTCCGACCGGCGAAGCGGGGCCATCAAGGTCGTGCTGGAGCCCTAG
- a CDS encoding cytochrome b has protein sequence MKSAATLAASQGDAIDSRYHPSAAVRRQLNKVFPTHWSFLLGEVALYSFIVLLITGVYLTLFFDPSMTEVTYNGVYQPLRGIEMSKAYASTLDITFEVRGGLFVRQVHHWAALLFAAAIMVHLARIFFTGAFRRPREANWVIGSLLLILAMFEGFFGYSLPDDLLSGTGIRAALSSITLGIPVIGTWMHWALFGGDFPGDVLIPRLYAIHILIFPGIMLALIGLHLALVWFQKHTQFPGPGRTEKNVVGVRVMPVFAVKSGAFFAMTVGILGLMGGLLQINPIWQLGPYKPAQVSAGSQPDFYLMWTDGLIRLWPAWEIYIGNHTIPAAVAVAVLMGVIFLLLIAYPFLEKKFTGDTAHHNLLQRPRDAPVRTGIGAMAIAFYIVLTYSAMNDIIAYKFHISLNATTWIGRIGMVVLPPLVFFITYRWAIALQRSDREVLEHGVETGILKRLPHGAYVELHQPLGPLDADGHPIALEYQGAPVPKRMNKLGLGGAPGRGSFLTADPADEDAALTEAAHAAEQRARTALEERQAIESSTGR, from the coding sequence TGGTCGTTCCTGCTGGGCGAGGTCGCGCTGTACAGCTTCATCGTTCTTCTGATCACGGGCGTCTATCTGACGTTGTTCTTCGACCCGTCGATGACGGAGGTCACCTACAACGGCGTGTACCAACCGCTGCGCGGCATCGAGATGTCGAAGGCGTACGCCTCCACCCTCGACATCACCTTCGAGGTGCGCGGCGGGCTGTTCGTCCGCCAGGTACACCATTGGGCGGCGCTGCTGTTCGCCGCGGCGATCATGGTGCACCTCGCGCGGATCTTCTTCACCGGCGCCTTCCGCCGGCCGCGCGAAGCCAACTGGGTGATCGGCTCACTGCTGTTGATCCTGGCCATGTTCGAAGGGTTCTTCGGCTACTCGCTGCCCGACGACCTGCTGTCGGGCACCGGAATCCGGGCCGCGCTGTCCTCCATCACGCTGGGGATTCCGGTGATCGGCACCTGGATGCACTGGGCGCTGTTCGGCGGCGACTTCCCCGGCGATGTCCTGATCCCGCGGCTCTACGCCATCCACATCCTGATCTTCCCCGGAATCATGTTGGCGCTCATCGGTCTTCACCTGGCGCTGGTGTGGTTCCAGAAGCACACCCAGTTCCCCGGGCCCGGCCGCACCGAGAAGAACGTCGTCGGCGTGCGGGTCATGCCGGTCTTCGCGGTCAAGTCCGGTGCGTTCTTCGCGATGACGGTCGGCATCCTCGGCTTGATGGGGGGCCTGCTGCAGATCAACCCGATCTGGCAGCTCGGCCCGTACAAGCCGGCCCAGGTGTCGGCGGGCAGCCAGCCCGACTTCTACCTGATGTGGACCGACGGGCTGATCCGGTTGTGGCCGGCGTGGGAGATCTACATCGGCAACCACACCATCCCGGCGGCGGTGGCGGTCGCCGTCCTGATGGGCGTGATCTTCCTGCTGCTCATCGCCTACCCGTTCCTGGAGAAGAAGTTCACCGGGGACACCGCGCACCACAATCTGCTGCAGCGGCCGCGCGACGCCCCGGTGCGAACGGGCATCGGCGCCATGGCGATTGCCTTCTACATCGTGCTGACCTACAGCGCGATGAACGACATCATCGCCTACAAGTTCCACATCTCGCTGAACGCGACGACCTGGATCGGGCGGATCGGGATGGTGGTGCTGCCGCCGCTGGTGTTCTTCATCACCTACCGCTGGGCCATCGCGTTGCAGCGCAGCGACCGGGAGGTGCTCGAGCACGGCGTCGAGACCGGCATTCTCAAGCGGCTGCCGCACGGCGCCTATGTCGAGCTGCATCAGCCGCTGGGGCCGCTCGACGCCGACGGCCACCCGATCGCGCTGGAGTACCAGGGCGCTCCGGTGCCCAAGCGGATGAATAAATTGGGTCTCGGCGGTGCACCCGGCCGGGGCAGCTTCCTGACCGCCGATCCTGCCGACGAGGACGCCGCGCTCACCGAGGCCGCCCACGCCGCCGAACAGCGGGCGCGCACCGCGCTCGAGGAGCGGCAGGCAATCGAATCGTCGACGGGGCGCTGA